Genomic segment of Ostrinia nubilalis chromosome 10, ilOstNubi1.1, whole genome shotgun sequence:
CATGTCAAGAAATCAAAAAACGATGACTACTTGAAGCGACAGCTAAACGCTTTCTGTGATAGACTGAAATccaagttcgttcgttcgttcgttcgtttcagccgaaagacgtccactgctggacaaaggcctcccccaaggatttccacaaagaccggtcctgcgccgcctgcatccaggtacttcccgcgacctttaccagatcgtcggtccacctagtgggaggcctgcccacgctacgtcttccagctcgtggtcgccactcaagaactttcctgccccagcggccatcagctcttcgagctatgtgccccgcccactgccacttgattttagcgattctgcgggctatgtcagtcactctggttctcctacggatctcctcatttctgattcgatcacgcagggaaactccgagcatagcacgctccatcgctctttgggtgaccttgagccttcttatgaggcccatagtaagcgaccacgtcttagagccatacaccatcactggcaacacacaccaAAAAGTCCAAGTAAGTAAAGGCTACTAAGTAAACAAAAGTGCCAGTGACTATGCAAAAATCGTCAAGAACATTAGGCATCAAATTTTGCAATTTTGATTGCAAAATCGCGTCTAGTAGAGCTACATGACAAAGGATGACAACTCCATAGAACGACCGGTCGTCCAAGGAAAAGTCAAAGGAACCcaatcgcgtggcaggtcacctatgcgctggaccgaccaagtgaaatcggcagtgggagacggcgtatatgactgcaccagacagtctgccaacagagagacatggcgggagatcgtgcggagagttgtaagtatccgcctctacaacaaatgtgaacaacgcctcaacgtgaccacgaccgctctgccaagagcgaaacgaataagaagaagaatagaGCTACATAAGGcgtattttacttacattttctTATATTTCTTTAGCCGCTGGTTGAAATTGTCTTGCGTGTCCTGAGGTGGAGACGACGGCCGCTCGTGCGCCGGTATCGTCTGCCCCAGCACCGTGCCCAGGCGCACCCAGTCGTCTGACGTGCTGAAGTCTGAGTGCGCCATGTCTAATGCTGTAGGACATAAGGCTCTTTTTACTGTGTCAAAGAAAACATCTAGGGGCACCCTTCATCTATCATCTACTACGGTATCGTCTGCCCCAGCACCGTGCCCAGGTACACACAGTCGTCTGACGTGCTGAAGTCTGAGTGCGCCATGTCTAATGCTGTAGGACATAAGGCTCTTTTTACTGTGTCAAAGAAAACATCTAGGGGCACCCTTCATCTATCATCTACTACGGTATCGTCTGCCCCAGCACCGTGCCCAGGTACACACAGTCGTCTGACGTGCTGAAGTCTGAGTGCGCCATGTCTAATGCTGTAGGGCATAAGGTTATTTTTACTGTGTCAAAGAAAACATCTAGGGGCACCCTTCATCTATCATCTACTACGGTATCGTCTGCCCCAGCACCGTGCCCAGGTACACACAGTCGTCTGACGTGCTGAAGTCTGAGTGCGCCATGTCTAATGCTGTAGGACATAAGGTTCTTTTTACTGTGTCAAAGAAAACATCTAGGGGCACCCTTCATCTATCATCTACTACGGTATCGTCTGCCCCAGCACCGTGCCCAGGTACACACAGTCGTCTGACGTGCTGAAGTCTGAGTGCGCCATGTCTAATGCTGTAGGACATAAGGTTATTTTTACTTTGTCAAAGAAAACATCTAGGGGCACCCTTCATCTATCATCTACTACGGTATCGTCTGCCCCAGCACCGTGCCCAGGTACACACAGTCGTCTGACGTGCTGAAGTCTGAGTGCGCCATGTCTAATGCTGTAGGACATAAGGTTATTTTTACTATGTCAAAAGAATTAACAGGGGCACCCTTATCTTCTCTGTGCCATGTCTAGTGCTGCAAGACATAAGGTTCTTTTTACCATGAATAATTACATAGGGGCTCTTGTACCGTCACCATATGTGGATACCTACTACATCTGAAAGCGCCAGGCCTATAAGACATAGGTTTctttttattgttataaaagaAGAATGCTGCAAGATATAAAGGTTCTTTTTAATATGTCAAAATAAGGTTCTTTTTACCGCACCTAAAGAAGATTGATGCAAGAGAAAAGGTTATTTTTACTTTGTCACGTTTAGAAGACACTAGAAGTTGCAGGTTCAATCATCAAGAATTAGGATGAATTTTTAATTAGATTAACTCATACACTGAGAATAAGAAACGTCGTTACATGCTTTAAACATTACTCAAGTATGTATAAAGATGTCTGGTGGTGATAATAAATGAGTAATGTACTCGAATAACTTTCATCGAATTTAAGCGTATTTTTCTAGTAATAAACTTTatcttttgttattatttagtaTCTAATCGATTTATCATTACCTAACATTATGAAAGAAGAAATgattaatgaaaatgaaaagtaGAAATGAAGGTTATCGAGGAGACaattaataggtaggtaatgaaaactttcatcaaactttttgacagatttttgacgttgttaaagttaggtggtggcCGTATGATAAACAAGAGCTAAGTACTGAAATGACTTACGTGTTATGTCTTTTAGTTTGTCGTAATGTACTGCAAAGGCTCTCGATGTGAAGAAGAATATAATTAGATTGCTGATGAGGATCACAGCAACTGGTCCATAGAAATAAGGCAACGCTGCTTGGTCCGCTGTGAACAAAAATGAATGTTATACAATTTTAATACAGTTGAATTCAGCTTGACTACAAGAACTGTAATCAGTACAACGAAATTCGGATTGCATATGAATTGTGGCGCTTTTTAATTTAACTGGTAGTCATTGCAAATGACACACAAAAACAGAAAAGCTGTCGGCATGAGCATTACAGCTTTTGTAGGCACGTTAAGCTGTCATTAATTCTTTTTtgggaaatttattttgtattttttattatactcgtattattattGTGTACAGCCGAATAGCATCAGACTAtagatacatttttgttgcaaaataacaactATTACAACTTCATAAGATTCAACAGTTTTTACTTTGATGTGACTTCCTCCATATAAAGCCAATTAAATTCTTACTGTTGCGTGTATTCTATTAGAAGAAAAAGCATGAACAGAACAGACAAGAacataaataatgataattcCTAAACTAAAGGTCAGCCTAGATATTGTGCAGTGGCAAAGGCCATTCCGTGAACTCTGCAAAAGACCCAGGAAGCTCGTATAATTAATAACTctaatacccgttttcaccatcaatcactattttttaagtgacccctatgaaaaaaaatcctgttatgtgttaccatagagttcacttaaaaattagggattgatggtgaaaacgggcataactctTTCATTGGGAGCATTCCAAAAGATTATTTGCAATAAACCACTTACTTTTGAACCAACAGCCTTTAACCCCAAAGTTGGGCTTAAGATAAGTGCTGGGCACAGCGGGCGACAGCTCCATCACCACGGTGACCACGAGCAAAACCACGGGCAGGAGTATAGCGTACGCGCAGTACCACGCGAAACGGCGACGCATGCTTCTTCTGCTCACTGAAGAGTTGATGTATCGCCTGTTGatgtgatttaaaataaatacccTATCAGTAAGTACTTATTAGGTTTTACTGATAGAGTATTAAAAGTAATCTAAAAGTAAAAGTATCTAGCAGGTATCAGAATACAGAATGTTGTCATTCAATAATGCCGTGGTAATAAGAgttatttttcataaataaagtttaaattaagaTGATTAATGAGTTGGATTTATGAATAAACTTACCTAACATTCAAATACGTATCGAAACACATCACATTCAGCCAGAAGAAGCACGATACAAACGAGAATTGGATGAGGTAGGctgaaacaaaacacaatcatTAATACCagttttgaatttggaattattttctattacaaacttttttctattactggtGCATGGCCAGTGTTCATAAAACGTCACTAAATGCTGTCGAACTAAAGAACCTCatcttttaaaaacaaaacacaatcgaCACAGGGCGGCATTTCAACCGTTATTCTTTGGAATATTCTTGCAAACAATGTTACCCGAGCAGCAAGGAAGCTCGTCAGAGCTGAGATAAGTGGCACTGCGTTTGCGAGCTGAAGTTAAATGAAGCAAAGCGCAATTTTCCGTTAATACGAAAACATGCCTCTTACGTACGCTGAACGAAATTATAGACTTAGGCTCTACTAAAAGATTGCTAAGAAGAACGTTTTACTCTTTAAGAAAAATTTGGGAATCTTAAGTTTCAGTGCCACCAAGAGTTGTTGTATTGGTTGGCTGGTAATATTTGGTTTTTACATCTGATATTTGTAAAATTCTATAATTAGACAATAAAAAATCAagcttttagaaaaataaaataaatataagtagtaAGTAGGATAAAATTCTTATACTTTTAAAAGGTCATGGAAGTTTTTATAATACATTATAAACATTTCCTAAACTTCCACGTAGAACATCATACTAACGAGCGATTGTTAGTTAAAAGTTAAGACTTATTTATGCAAACTCCGAGTACGAAAAAAGATCACACAAagaaaaaacaccggttagctCATCCTTTAATCCTAACACTTTATTATGCTAGACAGCGAGCTCTTGTTAGTATTAGGGGAACCTGTTGAACCTTGGACAGAGTTGTACCTAAaacaattgtatatattttttaaattatgaggttttatgaaaagttgtctagggtattacatacgttatttgtcaacattaacgtgaagttagctaagattcgccgacgccgtgcaagtacaagaaaaaatggtaatttaatattttacactgacgcagtgagattttggaggtttacttaatgtcaatttatgaaaaatgttgcatgtttgacaaaacggttatagttagaacataatctttatatatctagctactggacgatatgagtttcagatcctaagctcaaatggaagtgggtttattatgcttattaagtgaagtagtcgtaatgttgtaccttgaccacccaactagcgatgtaccttggtcactgattttcattacgttttaatgagaattttattgtaataaaaaaaacatattatactgttatagaaacaatgccccgaagacctcaaaatagcaatttaaagtctgtttttgatatatatttttttaatttctaatgttAAATATGTTCCACAAATAAacgaatttgatttgatttgatttgaaatgtttttttaaatttacgtttaacgtatcttcatatgacttttttaagattatttttgttgataaagcggttttaatggatattttgctagaatttaagttaaatgataagaaataaaaaaatctagattaaaagttaaagccactccagcgcgtattttgtcctacacgacataacatatcaacattcaacaaaattttctagaaaaaatgttgaatattgtcatatttttgttgattgtgtaaggctaaacatggactggagagccggcttaaatttaagtgatttgttgccaaaaaattgtgaaaaataaatagtacaaaaaatatggatgaggatcttttttaaaaaatacttttacttagatattgttgctaataactgtaataattggtatttcaaataataatttaacagaaaattaacaaattgaagcgaatataagcatttatttaaatttaaataggtacaacgtacacggtccaaggtacatctggtttgttgtacctaggacagttttccctttttttttctagcagctagtatgcccaaatttttaaaattatacacaattttatgaatgaattatgtagttaattaaatgatctttaaatataactgcactagacaagtttaactatcaccattatttttcaaaaaatcaaaattcgaaaaactggcctaagtacaacaggttcccctacTTGTTTAGTTATTCGCCCCATCATTCATTATGAACCGCTTAGAAGTTTTATTGCCTGTTTGTAGTTACTGCTCTAGAAGTAAAATATTACCGCAAAGCAGTTAAGAAAATTAAGGTTGGTTTTGTGAGGTGACTCTGAATAATATTGCATTTCGAATTGCATTGTTTGCAGGTTTATTACAGGGagattcaaattctttatgAGTATGTACGCCTTTTCAAAGCATTTACACACGTTCCAAAAATCAGCTTGTGTTACTAACAattcgggacaacatatcggCTAGTACTGAGAATAAGTGTCGGAAGAAACTCAATCTAGATTGATATACATTTACaatgtttattgttttaaatagaTTACCTATTGACCCAAAACAATAACACTATTACTAGTCAATTTAAATGGTACGACAAAGCCTTTTGGTGttgtcttatgaaaatcctCTAAGCTACTTACCCATAGTAGTACAAACACCATTTGGAAATGCGTGCCCTGCCAGTTGTGTCGTTGCCAGACACAAGAACGCGATTGCCAGACAGATGGTATGGCACGCCAGAGCCTTGCCGTGTGTGTCTCTGAGCACCGTGATGAAAGTGTACACACAGGCAGTGGCTATCAGGAACGGTACGGATATTATTAGGCCTGGAACAAAATCGCCAGTTATGTTACATGCAACCACTAAATACGTATTGTTACTTTAAAGTGTGCCCGATCATGCAGttaataaaaaggattaaattACATACAAGTACAATGAATGTGCATGTTTTCCAATATTTAaaggcatatttttttacatttcctCACAATTATCTCAAAATGGGAGCCACCAGTTGTTCAAGAAAATCATTTCCAAATTCTTAAATTTAAGCTAAAGAACTCAGAAttccaaattattaaaaaaaagagtaAATAATCTAGTGATAATCATTAAGCCTGACTTACCAGTAGCATATGCTATTAATGTAGCAGAAGTCTTAGTCTCTTCCATAGGAGAAGTAAAGCACACCAATGGCAAAGTAACCCCGGCTGGGTTCGACTCGTTATAGAAGGTCTCCATACAAAAGTCTCGGGTTCCCAACAAAGGCGGGTTGTTGTATGGCACAAACAAAGAACCATTCACGAGGAGGTAGAACTCATCTGTACTGAATTTGTCCGGTTCTAATGGGTACCTGAAAAGGGAATTATAAATTAATGATGTTTAGTCTAAGAAAGATTAAGGaaaagatttccaaaacgaAAAACACGATGAAACGAATAACAAGTTAGATGAAATAGAATTTGATGAAAAAACTGCTATGGTAAATAAATTAGTTTGTTAAAGTGATATTAAAAGTGATACTCAAGTAATTCAAGTAAAAGAAACagtcttttaaaattttgtgctcaatgtaaaaataaatagagtgCTCAATCTGAAAATAATTGGAAACACAATAAAGAAGATTTTAATTGCCAGAAAAATCAAAGAAATGTCTTTGAAAACACGAATGCTCTACATTTGAAGTATGCTGTAAAGGCAGTTACATGTTCACAAGGACCTGTCGTAGCTGCAAGGGTTCCCGACGAGGGTCTCGTAGAGGTTGCTGTCGTAGCTCCACATGTGGGTGTCGTTGGCCTTGAAGAAGTTGGGCTGGAAGGTCAGGCTGGAGCGGGAGCAGACGGACTTGACCTTCCCGTCTTCATAGCTGACGCTGAGGTTCTGCCCGCTGGCGCAGCATTTTGGCACCACTGGCAGACGTTTTACTTCTTCTTCCTAGGACAGAAAGACATCATTATTAGTCGTTACAAAACGAAACGAAAAACAAGCATCTGAACTTTGTAAGCTTGCTAGGTGTCATTTCGTGGCGTGACGtgtcaaatacataattatctgaaattagataattttattttgtaagataaatgttgttaaaattaataccaAGGCTGCTGAAATGTGAAAAAAAACATGAATCTCTATTTCTGATGGGAAAAAATTGTATTCCGCAATAGtacaatagtaatttatttcaaCTTATCACTAAATACTATCTACACATTTTTGGTATAATTATAAAGTAGATAACCTTGTTTATTTTTCGACATATCCCATCCATAATTAAATAACACCATGACACACGAATCTGAAATTggctgtaattaaataaaaattcacgtgactcaaaaaatgaaaatatatcGAATCAGCATTTCAATTACCATAAATTAAAAGACCGGTAACCTGGCGTTAATATTTCACGCTGAAAATTAAATGTGAAGTTTGGTTGGATATAAAATTGGACCTTACACCTTGGATGTTAAGCCTTAGTTTGGCTTCCAGAGGTTCGTCGCCGTACTCTTGCAGATTGAACCACGATGTGacgtattattttaaattaggtCATGTCCCATAAAGCCGATGTACAAGGTAAGGACAAGTTAATTACGGTTGTCATTCAAACGATGATAAATCGTGAAGCGCACTCCTCTAATCAGAATTCAAGACAAACATTTGAACTTTGACGTGT
This window contains:
- the LOC135075733 gene encoding G-protein coupled receptor Mth2-like, yielding MAVSARSLTLALAAIAIVTARAHIPSHDNIFRIQLWDAEGLSREPITTQPPTTVHAKHKLRVSLDSLNDAMLEEWYGAGRFARHRVRHKRRRPRHSGDFPWKFHHGGEAINVLTYDNEVPWDVIEAQRRVNASAVSDSASSPEERDVSPPMTLRLPEEEEEVKRLPVVPKCCASGQNLSVSYEDGKVKSVCSRSSLTFQPNFFKANDTHMWSYDSNLYETLVGNPCSYDRYPLEPDKFSTDEFYLLVNGSLFVPYNNPPLLGTRDFCMETFYNESNPAGVTLPLVCFTSPMEETKTSATLIAYATGLIISVPFLIATACVYTFITVLRDTHGKALACHTICLAIAFLCLATTQLAGHAFPNGVCTTMAYLIQFSFVSCFFWLNVMCFDTYLNVRRYINSSVSRRSMRRRFAWYCAYAILLPVVLLVVTVVMELSPAVPSTYLKPNFGVKGCWFKTDQAALPYFYGPVAVILISNLIIFFFTSRAFAVHYDKLKDITPLDMAHSDFSTSDDWVRLGTVLGQTIPAHERPSSPPQDTQDNFNQRLKKYKKIFRTCCMLSVIMGLSWVLEVVSWAAGQGTTAVSVWSVFDLINALQGVVIFAIFVLQQPIRSHVKASMFFRSCRRKTNGSEVSVVSDRNSIISPGRRDYV